A genomic window from Candidatus Polarisedimenticolaceae bacterium includes:
- a CDS encoding peptidylprolyl isomerase, which translates to MSGKKIGTAAAAVAALALGVALAATPEKLMDPAKLTEKAPATFKAKFDTTKGPFVIEVTRDWSPQGADRFYNLVKSGYFDDVKFFRVVPGFVVQFGIHGDPAIASKWLKANIPDDPVKESNKKGYLTFAKSSAPNSRSVQMFINLRDNTSLDKQGFSPLGKVVSGMDVVEKLFDGYGEGLTQLQGRIASEGNAFLEKNYPNLDAIKKATIE; encoded by the coding sequence ATGAGTGGGAAGAAGATCGGAACTGCCGCGGCCGCGGTCGCGGCCCTCGCGTTGGGAGTCGCGTTGGCGGCCACCCCGGAGAAGCTCATGGATCCCGCCAAGCTGACCGAGAAAGCGCCGGCGACGTTCAAGGCCAAGTTCGACACGACGAAGGGTCCGTTCGTCATCGAGGTGACCCGCGATTGGTCTCCGCAGGGCGCCGACCGTTTCTACAACTTGGTCAAGAGCGGTTATTTCGACGATGTGAAGTTCTTCCGCGTCGTACCCGGGTTCGTCGTGCAATTCGGCATCCACGGCGATCCCGCGATCGCCTCGAAGTGGCTCAAGGCCAACATTCCCGACGATCCGGTCAAGGAGAGCAACAAGAAGGGGTACCTCACCTTCGCGAAGAGCTCCGCGCCGAACAGCCGTTCGGTCCAGATGTTCATCAACCTCCGGGACAACACGAGCCTCGACAAGCAGGGGTTCTCGCCGCTCGGTAAGGTCGTCTCCGGCATGGACGTGGTCGAGAAGCTCTTCGACGGCTACGGCGAAGGGCTGACCCAGCTCCAGGGGCGAATCGCTTCCGAGGGCAACGCCTTCCTCGAGAAGAACTACCCGAACCTCG